The Roseovarius indicus genome has a segment encoding these proteins:
- a CDS encoding GntR family transcriptional regulator, with protein sequence MAEGILAEQIANQLRRDILRGKLAPGASIKERDNAAEMGVSRTPMREAIRILAQDGLVILRPARSPIVAEPTLREVEDNIEVLTSLEMLSGELAVERASDEQLREIVELQDRMERLYDDLDMVDVFELDMEFHKAIVRAANNRVLAETHGAILARLWRARYLSASRKRSRDRVLEQHSAIARGLLNRDIEAVKLHLHSHLKHLVINVRDFFEHGQEDLPPEPNDKPAA encoded by the coding sequence ATGGCCGAAGGGATTCTGGCAGAACAGATCGCCAACCAGCTTCGCAGGGATATCCTGCGCGGAAAGCTGGCGCCGGGCGCGTCCATCAAGGAGCGCGACAATGCCGCCGAGATGGGCGTCAGCCGAACCCCCATGCGCGAGGCCATCCGCATTCTCGCCCAGGACGGGCTGGTCATCCTGCGGCCCGCCCGCAGCCCGATCGTGGCCGAGCCCACCCTGCGCGAGGTCGAGGACAATATCGAGGTGCTGACCTCGCTCGAAATGCTTTCGGGCGAGCTGGCGGTCGAGCGCGCGAGCGACGAGCAGCTTCGCGAAATCGTCGAACTTCAGGACCGCATGGAACGCCTCTACGACGATCTCGACATGGTCGATGTGTTCGAACTCGATATGGAATTTCACAAGGCCATCGTCCGCGCCGCCAACAACCGGGTACTCGCCGAAACCCACGGTGCCATCCTCGCGCGGCTCTGGCGCGCCCGCTACCTGTCGGCCAGCCGCAAACGCTCGCGCGACCGGGTGCTGGAACAGCACAGCGCCATCGCGCGGGGCCTCCTGAACCGGGATATCGAGGCGGTCAAGCTTCACCTCCATAGCCACCTCAAACACCTCGTGATAAACGTGCGGGACTTCTTCGAACACGGACAGGAAGACCTGCCGCCCGAACCCAACGACAAACCGGCCGCCTGA